One genomic segment of Amycolatopsis sp. WQ 127309 includes these proteins:
- a CDS encoding DUF3558 domain-containing protein — protein MRRVLVVFSASLLVLAACSSTKSGTAAPVGTAVQTPPTSAGSVPGPGVPSVDSPLDTARFKKAPCEVLTTDEVTTLLGSTAIPKEEPDAPGGPTCNWHPSGVTQASVGVIFNKVNDTGLTGIYEKKGTTYSFFEPQDPIDSYPVVAYGLKDERSSNGLCALAVGTSDHEMIDVSIAQSEANIGKKDPCAAARDVAHDVLEQLRGNR, from the coding sequence ATGCGCCGTGTGCTCGTCGTGTTCAGCGCATCCCTGCTGGTTCTCGCAGCCTGCTCGAGCACGAAGTCGGGCACCGCCGCTCCGGTCGGTACTGCAGTTCAGACTCCGCCGACCTCAGCGGGTTCCGTGCCAGGCCCTGGCGTCCCTTCTGTCGACAGTCCGCTCGATACCGCACGCTTCAAAAAAGCTCCTTGCGAAGTGCTGACCACCGATGAAGTGACCACACTCTTGGGCTCGACGGCCATTCCGAAGGAAGAACCGGATGCGCCAGGAGGTCCGACTTGCAACTGGCACCCGTCCGGAGTGACTCAAGCCTCGGTAGGCGTGATCTTCAACAAAGTCAACGATACCGGCCTAACTGGTATCTACGAGAAAAAGGGCACTACATATTCGTTCTTCGAGCCACAAGATCCCATCGATAGCTACCCAGTTGTGGCATATGGTTTAAAGGACGAACGGTCCTCGAACGGCTTGTGCGCCCTCGCAGTAGGCACCAGCGACCACGAAATGATAGACGTATCGATCGCACAGTCCGAAGCGAATATCGGTAAGAAGGATCCCTGTGCGGCAGCACGTGACGTCGCCCACGACGTTCTGGAACAACTTCGAGGGAACCGATGA
- a CDS encoding DUF6204 family protein: MLARPASDDVAEPAFSEDGSLTYSHHLGGFSFRVQVDVASGDDAHDQAELMVMELFERAGYPYRDLVVSSTCLDDVKIRRR; this comes from the coding sequence CTGCTCGCCCGGCCGGCCTCAGACGACGTCGCCGAGCCGGCTTTTAGTGAAGACGGCTCGCTCACCTACAGTCACCATCTCGGCGGCTTCAGCTTCCGCGTCCAGGTCGACGTCGCATCGGGTGACGACGCCCACGACCAGGCCGAGCTGATGGTCATGGAGCTGTTTGAGCGCGCGGGCTACCCGTACCGTGACCTGGTCGTCAGCTCGACCTGCCTGGACGACGTCAAGATCCGGCGCCGCTGA
- a CDS encoding polyprenyl synthetase family protein, whose amino-acid sequence MPSPAPGAGSLPAAPGGALEDLRASVGLQIADEALLRAIAAGLADVEKLLRDVVSSDVQAVHDAALHLVEAGGKRFRPLFTLLSAQFGPKQDDHVVIAAAAVELVHLATLYHDDVMDEADMRRGAESVNARWDNTIAILTGDFLFAHASRLVADLGTDAARIIAETFGELVTGQMRETVGPGPGDDAVAHYLTVIAQKTGSLIATSGRFGGMMSGAPDEYIEALRRFGDIIGTAFQISDDIIDIASPSDELGKAQGTDLREGVRTLPMLYALADPGTDPRLVELLSGPIADDDLVEEALALLRVSSGLERARVTLSDYAQRARAELTALPASPARDACESVAAYLVARTH is encoded by the coding sequence GTGCCTTCCCCAGCCCCCGGGGCGGGATCCCTCCCCGCTGCGCCGGGTGGCGCCCTCGAGGACCTGCGCGCGTCGGTCGGCCTGCAGATCGCCGACGAAGCCCTGCTGCGCGCGATCGCCGCCGGGCTGGCCGACGTCGAGAAGCTGCTCCGCGACGTCGTCAGCAGTGACGTCCAGGCCGTCCACGACGCGGCGCTGCACCTGGTCGAGGCCGGGGGCAAACGCTTCCGTCCGCTGTTCACGCTGCTGTCCGCGCAGTTCGGGCCGAAGCAGGACGACCACGTCGTGATCGCCGCCGCCGCGGTCGAGCTGGTGCACCTGGCCACGCTCTACCACGACGACGTCATGGACGAGGCGGACATGCGCCGCGGCGCCGAGAGCGTCAACGCGCGCTGGGACAACACGATCGCCATCCTGACCGGCGACTTCCTCTTCGCCCACGCCTCGCGGCTGGTCGCCGACCTCGGCACGGACGCGGCGCGGATCATCGCCGAGACCTTCGGCGAGCTGGTCACCGGCCAGATGCGCGAGACCGTCGGCCCCGGACCGGGTGACGACGCGGTGGCGCACTACCTGACCGTGATCGCCCAGAAGACCGGCTCGCTGATCGCGACGTCCGGCCGCTTCGGCGGGATGATGTCCGGCGCCCCGGACGAGTACATCGAGGCGCTGCGCCGGTTCGGCGACATCATCGGCACGGCGTTCCAGATCTCCGACGACATCATCGACATCGCGTCGCCGTCCGACGAGCTCGGCAAGGCACAGGGCACGGACCTGCGCGAAGGCGTCCGCACGTTGCCGATGCTCTACGCGCTGGCCGACCCCGGGACCGATCCCCGGCTGGTCGAGCTGCTGTCCGGCCCGATCGCCGACGACGACCTGGTCGAGGAGGCGCTGGCGCTGCTGCGGGTCAGTAGTGGACTCGAACGCGCACGCGTCACCCTTTCCGACTACGCTCAGCGCGCGCGTGCCGAGCTCACCGCGCTGCCCGCGTCACCCGCTCGTGACGCGTGCGAGTCGGTTGCCGCTTACCTGGTAGCGCGCACGCACTGA
- a CDS encoding VOC family protein has product MRPFVFFDVRTSDVDGTKKFFADLLGWESGGPLFTADGVPWGGLTELAPDDDRAPQWLPYAPVSDVDDATAKAVTLGGRVVRERTDLPFGSLVVVTDPGGAALVLFQAA; this is encoded by the coding sequence ATGCGACCTTTCGTGTTCTTCGACGTCCGGACGTCCGACGTGGACGGCACCAAGAAGTTCTTCGCCGACCTGCTGGGCTGGGAGTCCGGCGGACCGTTGTTCACCGCGGACGGAGTTCCGTGGGGCGGCCTCACCGAACTCGCGCCGGACGACGACCGCGCGCCGCAGTGGCTGCCCTACGCGCCGGTGTCCGATGTGGACGACGCCACGGCGAAGGCCGTGACGCTGGGCGGCCGGGTCGTGCGCGAGCGCACGGATCTGCCGTTCGGCTCGCTGGTCGTCGTCACCGATCCCGGCGGCGCCGCACTGGTCCTGTTCCAGGCGGCCTGA
- a CDS encoding 2-oxoacid:ferredoxin oxidoreductase subunit beta → MTAIDLGLPTTGGLDLVPTTDEPQKAKDYKSDQEVRWCPGCGDYVVLNAVQSFLPTLGLKRENIVFVSGIGCSSRFPYYLNTYGMHSIHGRAPAIATGLATTRPDLSVWVVTGDGDALSIGGNHLIHALRRNVNIKILLFNNRIYGLTKGQYSPTSGPGMVTKSSPMGSVDTPFNPLSLAIGAEASFVGRAMDSDRKGLTEVLQAAAEHRGSALVEIYQNCPIFNDGAFDVLKDADEAAARLIPLRAGEPIRFGPNQEFGVKRSDWGGLDVAKVADIGEDDIVVHDPAITDTSYAFALSRLGDQNLNHVPTGILRQVERPTYDDGARAQVEEARAARKPDLRGLLHGKDTWTVA, encoded by the coding sequence GTGACCGCGATAGACCTGGGACTGCCCACCACCGGCGGGCTGGATCTCGTCCCCACCACCGACGAACCGCAGAAGGCCAAGGACTACAAGTCGGACCAGGAGGTCCGCTGGTGCCCCGGCTGCGGCGACTACGTCGTGCTCAACGCGGTCCAGTCCTTCCTGCCGACGCTCGGCCTCAAGCGCGAGAACATCGTGTTCGTCTCGGGGATCGGCTGCTCGTCGCGGTTCCCGTACTACCTGAACACCTACGGCATGCACTCGATCCACGGCCGCGCGCCGGCGATCGCGACGGGCCTGGCCACCACGCGGCCGGACCTGTCCGTGTGGGTCGTCACCGGTGACGGCGACGCGCTGTCCATCGGCGGCAACCACCTGATCCACGCGCTGCGCCGCAACGTGAACATCAAGATCCTGCTGTTCAACAACCGGATCTACGGGCTGACCAAGGGCCAGTACTCCCCGACGTCGGGGCCGGGCATGGTCACCAAGTCGTCCCCGATGGGCTCGGTGGACACGCCGTTCAACCCGCTGTCGCTGGCGATCGGCGCCGAGGCGTCGTTCGTGGGCCGCGCGATGGACTCGGACCGCAAGGGCCTCACCGAGGTCCTGCAGGCCGCGGCGGAGCACCGCGGGTCGGCGCTGGTGGAGATCTACCAGAACTGCCCGATCTTCAACGACGGCGCGTTCGACGTCCTCAAGGACGCCGACGAGGCCGCCGCCCGGCTGATCCCGCTGCGCGCCGGCGAGCCGATCCGCTTCGGGCCGAACCAGGAGTTCGGCGTCAAGCGCAGCGACTGGGGCGGCTTGGACGTCGCGAAGGTCGCCGACATCGGCGAGGACGACATCGTCGTGCACGACCCGGCGATCACCGACACGTCGTACGCGTTCGCGCTCTCGCGGCTCGGTGACCAGAACCTGAACCACGTCCCGACGGGCATCCTCCGCCAGGTCGAACGCCCGACCTACGACGACGGCGCCCGCGCCCAGGTCGAGGAAGCTCGTGCGGCCCGCAAGCCGGACCTGCGGGGCCTGCTCCACGGCAAGGACACCTGGACGGTCGCGTAA
- a CDS encoding 2-oxoacid:acceptor oxidoreductase subunit alpha gives MSTSANGNGAGHGSLAATRPTEISKLDRVVIRFAGDSGDGMQLTGDRFTSEAAAFGNDLSTMPNFPAEIRAPQGTIPGVSSFQVHFADYDILTPGDRPDVLVAMNPAALKANLADVPRGGTIILNTDDFIKRNLTKVGYATDPLDDDTLEPYQVHRVAMSTLTQGALADTGLGKKDAERCKNMFALGLLSWMYHRPTEGTERFLREKFAKKPDIAEANILAFRAGWNYGETTESFATTFQVAPAKLALGTYRQITGNTALAYGLVAAGQQSGLPILLGTYPITPASDILHELSKHKNFGILTFQAEDEIAGIGAALGASYGGALGVTSTSGPGVALKSETIGLGVMMELPLVVIDVQRGGPSTGLPTKTEQADLLQAMFGRNGESPVPIVAPLSPADCFDAAVEATRIALKYRTPVLLLSDGAIANGSEPWLIPDVETLPDLRVEFATEPNSDNDSGEFWPYVRDPETLARAWAIPGTPGLQHRIGGLEKADRTGHISYDPDNHDKMVRLRQAKIDGIDVPDVVVDDPSGGKARVLALGWGSSFGPIGAACRRVRKLGMPIAQAHLRHLNPLPANLGDVLRAYDKVVVPEMNLGQLSLLLRAKYLVDVHSHTKVAGMAFKAEELQNLFSEIITGVTEAVK, from the coding sequence ATGAGCACGAGTGCGAACGGCAACGGCGCTGGTCACGGCTCGCTCGCCGCGACCAGGCCCACCGAGATCAGCAAGCTGGACCGGGTGGTCATCCGGTTCGCGGGCGACTCGGGTGACGGGATGCAGCTGACCGGCGACCGCTTCACGTCCGAAGCCGCCGCGTTCGGCAACGACCTGTCGACGATGCCGAACTTCCCCGCCGAGATCCGCGCCCCGCAGGGCACGATCCCCGGCGTCTCCTCGTTCCAGGTCCACTTCGCCGACTACGACATCCTCACGCCCGGCGACCGGCCGGACGTGCTGGTGGCGATGAACCCCGCCGCGCTCAAGGCGAACCTGGCCGACGTGCCGCGCGGCGGCACGATCATCCTCAACACCGACGACTTCATCAAGCGGAACCTGACGAAGGTCGGCTACGCCACCGACCCGCTGGACGACGACACGCTCGAGCCCTACCAGGTGCACCGGGTCGCCATGTCGACGCTGACCCAGGGCGCGCTCGCCGACACCGGCCTCGGCAAGAAGGACGCCGAGCGCTGCAAGAACATGTTCGCCCTCGGCCTGCTGTCGTGGATGTACCACCGGCCGACCGAAGGCACCGAGCGGTTCCTGCGCGAGAAGTTCGCCAAGAAGCCGGACATCGCCGAGGCCAACATCCTGGCCTTCCGCGCGGGCTGGAACTACGGCGAGACGACCGAGTCGTTCGCGACGACCTTCCAGGTTGCCCCGGCGAAGCTGGCGCTGGGCACCTACCGGCAGATCACCGGGAACACGGCGCTGGCGTACGGGCTCGTGGCCGCCGGACAGCAGTCCGGCCTGCCGATCCTGCTCGGCACCTACCCGATCACCCCGGCGTCGGACATCCTCCACGAGCTGTCCAAGCACAAGAACTTCGGCATCCTCACCTTCCAGGCCGAGGACGAGATCGCCGGCATCGGCGCCGCGCTCGGCGCGTCCTACGGCGGCGCGCTCGGCGTCACCTCGACGTCCGGCCCGGGTGTCGCGCTGAAGTCCGAGACCATCGGCCTCGGCGTGATGATGGAGCTGCCGCTGGTCGTCATCGACGTCCAGCGCGGTGGCCCGTCGACCGGGCTGCCGACCAAGACCGAGCAGGCCGACCTGCTGCAGGCGATGTTCGGCCGCAACGGCGAGTCGCCGGTGCCGATCGTCGCGCCGCTGTCGCCGGCGGACTGCTTCGACGCGGCCGTCGAGGCCACCCGGATCGCGCTGAAGTACCGCACGCCGGTGCTGCTGCTCTCGGACGGCGCGATCGCGAACGGCTCCGAGCCGTGGCTGATCCCGGACGTCGAGACGCTGCCCGACCTGCGTGTCGAGTTCGCGACCGAACCCAACTCGGACAACGACTCCGGCGAGTTCTGGCCCTACGTCCGCGACCCCGAGACGCTCGCCCGCGCGTGGGCGATCCCGGGCACGCCCGGCCTGCAGCACCGCATCGGCGGGCTGGAGAAGGCCGACCGGACCGGGCACATCTCCTACGACCCGGACAACCACGACAAGATGGTCCGGCTGCGGCAGGCGAAGATCGACGGCATCGACGTCCCCGACGTCGTGGTCGACGACCCGAGCGGCGGCAAGGCCCGGGTGCTCGCGCTCGGCTGGGGCTCCAGCTTCGGCCCGATCGGCGCCGCGTGCCGCCGGGTGCGCAAGCTCGGCATGCCGATCGCCCAGGCCCACCTGCGGCACCTGAACCCGCTGCCGGCCAACCTCGGCGACGTCCTGCGCGCCTACGACAAGGTCGTGGTGCCGGAGATGAACCTCGGTCAGCTCTCCCTGCTGCTGCGCGCGAAGTACCTGGTGGACGTCCATTCGCACACCAAGGTCGCCGGGATGGCGTTCAAGGCCGAAGAGCTGCAGAACCTGTTCTCGGAGATCATCACCGGCGTTACGGAGGCCGTGAAGTGA
- a CDS encoding enoyl-CoA hydratase, translated as MTDSIVSEHAGGVALLTVDAPGSRNALTLTLSSQLADAVAAAERDESVHAVVVTGTPPAFCAGADLSALGAADEAGLRAIYEGFLSVARCTLPTIAAVGGAAVGAGLNLALAADVRLAGPRAKFVARFLELGLHPGGGMTWMTQRLAGPQQAAAMTLFGQPLDAEAAVRAGLALRVVDGGHDDLLAAARELAAPSVAAPREALLATKRSLRATASLAAHADAVDVEIEPQLASLASPEFAERLAAMRARIRSGP; from the coding sequence ATGACCGACAGCATCGTCAGCGAGCACGCGGGCGGCGTCGCCCTGCTGACCGTCGACGCGCCCGGCAGCCGCAACGCGCTGACGCTCACGCTGTCTTCGCAGCTCGCGGACGCCGTCGCGGCCGCGGAGCGGGACGAGTCGGTGCACGCCGTCGTGGTCACCGGGACCCCGCCGGCGTTCTGCGCCGGGGCCGACCTCTCCGCGCTGGGCGCGGCCGACGAGGCCGGCCTGCGCGCCATCTACGAAGGCTTCCTCTCCGTCGCGCGCTGCACGCTGCCGACGATCGCGGCGGTCGGCGGCGCGGCCGTCGGCGCCGGGCTGAACCTCGCCCTCGCCGCGGACGTCCGGCTGGCCGGGCCGCGCGCGAAGTTCGTCGCGCGGTTCCTGGAGCTGGGCCTGCACCCCGGTGGCGGGATGACGTGGATGACGCAGCGGCTGGCCGGCCCGCAGCAGGCCGCCGCCATGACGTTGTTCGGGCAGCCCCTGGACGCCGAGGCGGCGGTGCGCGCCGGGCTGGCGCTGCGCGTGGTCGACGGCGGGCACGACGACCTGCTCGCCGCCGCGCGGGAGCTCGCGGCTCCGTCCGTCGCCGCGCCGCGCGAGGCCCTGCTGGCCACCAAGCGCAGCCTGCGGGCGACCGCCTCGCTGGCCGCGCACGCCGACGCCGTGGACGTCGAGATCGAGCCGCAGCTGGCGTCGCTGGCGTCCCCGGAGTTCGCCGAGCGGCTGGCGGCGATGCGGGCCCGGATCCGGTCCGGCCCGTGA
- a CDS encoding Lrp/AsnC family transcriptional regulator, with the protein MNTIDQRIVSCLVANARSSYAEIGKVVGLSAPAVKRRVDRLLETGILRGFTAVVDPEALGWGTEAFVEVTCQGNITPARIRARLEPLPEVVAAYTVSGAADAIVHLRAADIHHLETALERLRGLEIVDRTVSTVVLSRLLERPPTPEE; encoded by the coding sequence GTGAACACCATCGACCAGCGAATCGTTTCGTGCCTCGTGGCGAACGCCCGATCGAGCTACGCCGAGATCGGCAAGGTCGTCGGGCTGTCCGCGCCGGCGGTCAAACGACGGGTCGACCGGCTGCTCGAAACCGGCATCCTGCGCGGCTTCACGGCGGTCGTCGACCCGGAGGCGCTGGGCTGGGGCACGGAGGCGTTCGTCGAGGTCACGTGCCAGGGCAACATCACCCCGGCCCGCATCCGCGCGCGGCTGGAACCGCTGCCCGAGGTGGTCGCGGCGTACACGGTCTCGGGTGCGGCGGACGCGATCGTCCACCTGCGGGCCGCCGACATCCACCACCTGGAGACGGCGCTGGAGCGGCTGCGCGGGCTGGAGATCGTGGACCGGACGGTGTCGACGGTCGTGCTGTCCCGGCTGCTCGAACGCCCGCCGACGCCGGAGGAGTGA
- the ddaH gene encoding dimethylargininase — protein sequence MQGSQPLAARVPTTRRYLMCPPRFFAVDYVINPWMDPTQPVSADVAVAQWTELRDTYRRLGHTVEEIDPQPGLPDMVFAANSGTVVDGRVLGSRFRAPQRTAEAEHFRRWFVEHGYRDITMPEKINEAEGDFAWTGGLLLAGTGFRTDPAAHAEAQEVLGVPVVSLNLVDPRYYHLDTALFVLAEATDTTRAQIVYYPAAFSAGSRRVLERLFPDAVLATAADAECFGLNGVSDGRNVVLPVEATRLGELLAERGYEPVYVDISELRKAGGGPKCCTLEIRKG from the coding sequence ATGCAGGGATCACAGCCCTTGGCCGCTCGCGTACCGACCACCCGCCGATACCTGATGTGCCCGCCGCGGTTCTTCGCGGTGGACTACGTGATCAACCCCTGGATGGACCCGACCCAGCCGGTCAGCGCCGACGTCGCCGTCGCGCAGTGGACCGAGCTGCGTGACACCTACCGCCGTCTCGGCCACACCGTCGAGGAGATCGACCCGCAGCCGGGGCTGCCCGACATGGTCTTCGCCGCGAACTCCGGCACGGTCGTCGACGGCCGCGTCCTCGGCTCGCGGTTCCGCGCGCCGCAGCGCACTGCGGAGGCCGAGCACTTCCGCCGCTGGTTCGTCGAACACGGCTACCGCGACATCACCATGCCGGAGAAGATCAACGAGGCCGAGGGCGACTTCGCCTGGACCGGCGGCCTGCTGCTGGCCGGCACCGGTTTCCGCACCGACCCGGCCGCGCACGCCGAGGCGCAGGAGGTCCTCGGCGTCCCGGTCGTCTCGCTGAACCTGGTCGACCCGCGCTACTACCACCTCGACACGGCGTTGTTCGTGCTCGCCGAGGCGACCGACACGACGCGCGCGCAGATCGTCTACTACCCGGCGGCGTTCTCCGCGGGATCACGCCGCGTGCTCGAGCGGCTGTTCCCGGACGCCGTCCTCGCGACCGCCGCCGACGCCGAGTGCTTCGGGTTGAACGGGGTGTCCGACGGCCGGAACGTCGTCCTCCCCGTCGAGGCCACTCGACTGGGTGAACTGCTCGCCGAGCGTGGGTACGAGCCGGTCTACGTCGACATCTCTGAGCTGCGGAAAGCCGGCGGCGGGCCGAAGTGCTGCACCCTGGAAATCAGGAAAGGCTGA
- a CDS encoding polysaccharide deacetylase family protein, with the protein MHGIGRPARQLEPGENERWVTVEQFDRILDAVEERADVHLTFDDGNESDVEIALPRLVERGLTAEFFPLAGRLGQRGYLDRDALRDLARAGMEIGSHGWEPRDWRRLDDRHARRELTDAPKLLGDLCGRPVRRYSLPFGAYDRRVLDRLREAGATRVYASDSGETSRDGWLQPRTELRHDLDQEWLDGVLSGGRRRGQWMRRLFRRADS; encoded by the coding sequence ATGCACGGGATCGGCCGGCCGGCTCGCCAGCTCGAGCCGGGGGAGAACGAACGCTGGGTGACGGTCGAGCAGTTCGACCGCATCCTCGACGCGGTCGAGGAACGCGCGGACGTCCACCTGACCTTCGACGACGGCAACGAGTCCGACGTCGAGATCGCGCTGCCCCGGCTCGTGGAGCGCGGGCTGACGGCGGAGTTCTTCCCGCTCGCCGGCCGTCTCGGGCAGCGCGGCTACCTGGACCGCGACGCCCTGCGCGACCTGGCCCGCGCCGGCATGGAGATCGGCTCGCACGGCTGGGAGCCGCGCGACTGGCGCCGCCTCGACGACCGCCACGCGCGCCGGGAGCTGACGGACGCCCCGAAGCTGCTGGGCGACCTGTGCGGCCGGCCGGTGCGGCGGTACTCGCTGCCGTTCGGCGCTTACGACCGCCGGGTGCTGGACCGGCTGCGTGAGGCGGGCGCGACACGGGTGTACGCGAGCGACAGCGGCGAGACCAGCCGCGACGGCTGGCTGCAGCCGCGGACGGAGCTGCGACACGACCTCGACCAGGAGTGGCTGGACGGCGTGCTGTCCGGCGGCCGCCGGCGAGGGCAGTGGATGCGACGGCTGTTTCGACGAGCTGACAGTTAG
- a CDS encoding glycoside hydrolase family 75 protein — MRKLILLATMALAAAVMPSALASAAPAPAPATSAQTAAAPASVEAGPTAAQLLAKTNSCTQVSSGKYKTDEDVSAKTVAVCDANGAVFWKADMDIDCDGQRTTQCNEDTDCCYQDDTAFHQSDGKPLSAAKLPYIVVPSSSSIWKYTSSQLKGGGSCAVIYNGKIEYAVIGDTGPTQIIGEASYATAKDLGINPDPSNGGTDSGVTYICFKNSTVSPIENHANAISKGESLATTFVNNN, encoded by the coding sequence ATGCGGAAACTGATCCTGCTCGCGACCATGGCGCTGGCCGCGGCCGTGATGCCCTCGGCTCTCGCGTCGGCTGCCCCGGCTCCGGCTCCGGCCACCTCGGCGCAGACCGCCGCGGCGCCGGCCTCCGTCGAAGCCGGTCCGACCGCGGCGCAGCTGCTGGCCAAGACGAACAGCTGCACCCAGGTCTCCAGCGGCAAGTACAAGACGGACGAGGACGTCTCGGCCAAGACGGTCGCCGTCTGTGACGCCAACGGTGCGGTCTTCTGGAAGGCCGACATGGACATCGACTGCGACGGCCAGCGCACGACGCAGTGCAACGAGGACACCGACTGCTGCTACCAGGACGACACGGCGTTCCACCAGTCCGACGGCAAGCCGCTCAGTGCCGCGAAGCTGCCCTACATCGTCGTGCCGAGCTCGAGCAGCATCTGGAAGTACACCTCGTCGCAGCTGAAGGGCGGCGGGTCCTGCGCGGTGATCTACAACGGCAAGATCGAGTACGCGGTCATCGGCGACACCGGCCCGACCCAGATCATCGGCGAAGCCTCCTACGCGACGGCGAAGGATCTCGGCATCAACCCGGACCCGTCCAACGGTGGCACCGACTCCGGTGTGACGTACATCTGCTTCAAGAACTCGACCGTCTCCCCGATCGAGAACCACGCCAATGCGATCAGCAAGGGCGAAAGCCTCGCCACGACTTTCGTGAACAACAACTGA
- a CDS encoding helix-hairpin-helix domain-containing protein → MSELLKLANIGPAMVRDLSRLGITEPAQLAGRDPVELYERLCATDGRRHDPCVLDTFMSAVDQADGAPPRPWWTYTPERKRLLGDLSGGR, encoded by the coding sequence ATGAGCGAACTGCTGAAGCTGGCCAACATCGGCCCGGCGATGGTCCGCGACCTGAGCCGGCTCGGCATCACCGAACCCGCCCAGCTCGCCGGGCGCGACCCGGTTGAACTGTACGAACGCCTCTGCGCCACCGACGGCCGCCGGCACGACCCCTGCGTGCTCGACACCTTCATGTCGGCGGTCGACCAAGCCGACGGCGCGCCGCCCCGGCCGTGGTGGACGTACACCCCGGAACGGAAACGGCTTCTCGGGGATCTGTCCGGGGGCCGCTGA
- a CDS encoding nucleotide sugar dehydrogenase produces the protein MKISVFGLGYVGCVSAACLAGQGHRVVGVDVNPVKIDLITAGNAPVVEERIGELTAEVVASGALRATTDVAEAVADSEISLVCVGTPSAPNGSLSTVYLERVAEEIGEALAKKTERHTVVFRSTMLPGTCLDLLVPILEKASGRTAGVDFGVAVNPEFLREGSSVRDFFDPPKTVIGEFDALSGDAVAALYEGLPGAVFRVPIPVAEMTKYADNSFHGLKIGFANELGSICRALGLDSHQVIDVFLADTKLNISPAYLKPGFAFGGSCLPKDLRGLVYAAHRADVKVPILSHVLSSNEEHLQRAFDLVARTGKRKVGLYGLSFKPGTDDLRESPLVELAEKLLGKGYDLKIYDANVSLSRLMGANREYIEGRLPHLGSLLAGSVEEVMDHADVVIVGCKDPDVLAALPHGGDRVLIDLVRLPDAEKRRLEEGYAGLAW, from the coding sequence GTGAAGATCAGTGTCTTCGGGCTTGGTTATGTCGGGTGTGTCTCCGCCGCGTGCTTGGCGGGGCAGGGGCACCGGGTGGTCGGCGTGGACGTCAACCCGGTCAAGATCGACCTCATCACCGCGGGCAACGCCCCGGTGGTCGAGGAGCGGATCGGCGAGCTGACCGCCGAAGTCGTCGCGAGCGGGGCGCTGAGAGCCACGACCGACGTCGCGGAAGCTGTCGCCGACAGCGAGATTTCGCTGGTCTGCGTGGGTACGCCGTCGGCGCCGAACGGCAGCCTCTCGACGGTCTACCTCGAGCGCGTCGCCGAGGAGATCGGCGAGGCGCTCGCGAAGAAGACCGAGCGGCACACGGTCGTCTTCCGCAGCACGATGCTGCCCGGCACCTGCCTGGACCTGCTGGTCCCGATCTTGGAGAAGGCCTCGGGCCGCACGGCCGGCGTCGACTTCGGTGTCGCGGTGAACCCCGAGTTCCTGCGCGAGGGCAGCAGCGTCCGCGACTTCTTCGACCCGCCGAAGACGGTGATCGGCGAGTTCGACGCGCTCAGCGGTGACGCCGTCGCGGCGCTCTACGAAGGCCTGCCCGGCGCCGTCTTCCGCGTGCCGATCCCGGTCGCGGAGATGACGAAGTACGCCGACAACTCCTTCCACGGACTCAAGATCGGGTTCGCGAACGAGCTCGGCTCGATCTGCCGCGCGCTCGGCCTCGACTCGCACCAGGTGATCGACGTCTTCCTGGCCGACACCAAGCTCAACATCAGCCCGGCCTACCTCAAGCCCGGTTTCGCGTTCGGCGGCTCGTGCCTGCCGAAGGACCTGCGCGGGCTGGTCTACGCCGCGCACCGCGCCGACGTGAAGGTGCCGATCCTGTCGCACGTGCTCAGCTCCAACGAAGAGCACCTGCAGCGGGCGTTCGACCTGGTCGCGCGCACCGGCAAGCGCAAGGTCGGGCTGTACGGGCTGTCGTTCAAGCCGGGCACCGACGACCTGCGCGAGTCGCCGCTGGTCGAGCTGGCCGAGAAGCTGCTCGGCAAGGGTTACGACCTGAAGATCTACGACGCGAACGTCAGCCTCTCGCGGCTGATGGGCGCCAACCGTGAGTACATCGAGGGCCGGCTGCCGCACCTCGGGTCGCTGCTCGCCGGGTCCGTCGAAGAAGTCATGGACCACGCCGACGTCGTGATCGTCGGCTGCAAGGACCCGGACGTGCTGGCGGCCCTGCCGCACGGCGGCGACCGGGTGCTGATCGACCTCGTCCGCCTGCCCGACGCCGAGAAGCGTCGCCTTGAAGAGGGATACGCCGGCCTTGCCTGGTAA